Below is a genomic region from Cloeon dipterum chromosome 2, ieCloDipt1.1, whole genome shotgun sequence.
GGTGTGCTGAAAGAGAAACAATAAATGACAATAACAAATAGTAAATAGATTGTTGAGTTATTACGTTCCGAGCAACAGACCTCGATGAgattcaatatattttcatgCTTGAGAGTTTGCAGGATTTTCAGCTCTCTCAAGGTCGTGATTGGAAACTGCAAGAATAAAATGGTGGTATGAAAAACCAATATTTCAAGAGTAGAcatggccaaataaaaatcgatttttaatatcgatattttttctgacgatatttatcgatttttatcgatgTGTTTTGTGGCTTAACATAGGTTATATAGGACGATATTTtaacatcgatattttttcggacgatatatatcgatttatatcgatagtcaaaaacatttggtgATGTCTAGTAGGAAGAGTAGAAGACGATTTGTAGTGGCTAAAATTGCTCATcattcaaactaaatttttttgttgcaagaaataattaaaaaaaagatagtATTTGTTGAGTGATGCACAATTTCGCCACTATCGTATTACTTAAAAGGCTATGCGTTGCATGAAAAGTAATTGAAGACTAATTGTAAGCACCACTTAATGAAATTACTGTGaagcttaaatattttaaatccaaatcgaaaatttccccactcgaatttttattttattcactttcCTAACTTGGAAAAATCCATCGGAAGAGCGGCTCGTCAGAAAACCACACAAATCAACAgttaaaagaggaaataatactaaaatataattccttACTCCTTTCTCTTCGTCCATCAGCACCCTTTTTAAGGCCACTAATTTCCTCTGCGGTCTTTCCTGTCTCTTGCTTTGAAGACCTCACTGAAAGGgagttaatttcaattttactgttttcTTGATATCAGCAGTGAGAGCAATCCTGCCTTTACTAGTTGGTCCTTTTAGTTCTATTGGAATAGACGAATAGAGCCAGAGGGCGTGGAGGAGCTAGATGGGAGTCCACTGCTGCTAGCTCTAGAAGAgtccatttcaaaattttgatgttaGGTTTTGTTCTTTCTTCAGTCTTTCTAGTCTTGCTGCCTCACTTATTAGCGATTCTCGTGCTCAGCAGTATATAGTGTGAAAGGGTCTGCCTGTGTACACTGTACACACGCATATTATGGAATAAGTGTTATAATAAagtttttaccatttttaccTCCTCTCTTTGCAGCAGCTTTGCGCGCGCTCTCCCGTCACCCGTCACCTGCTTTGTATCTACTTGTACTTTCCATTCTTTACAATGTAGTGCGGGCGCAGTCGTTGCAGGCAAAGATCTCTCTTTACAGTGATGCTCGCTAGGGGCCTCCGGCCCGCTCCGGCCTAGACCTAGACAGCTGGCAAATTTGATTCGTCGCCTCGATAGTCGCTGCTTTGCCACGAAACACGACACTACTTGACGCGTGGTGTGTTAGGTAAGCTCGAAAATCATTTTCGCGAAGGGTTCCTTGGGGTCCCAGCCCAGAGGCATAGTGCCACGGGGGTTAATTAAGCCTCAATTATCCCTAACTTAGCATGTTATCATAAAAGTAGGGCCTTTTTAAATACGCAACGGGTTTACTTAACATGATGACTGCTGCAGCACTACAGTGTAAGTTAAGGAGTGGTACACATAACAAACTTGAAGAAAATCCCGAAAATTAAAGGGAAACGTCTCTAGCTCACTGCTCAGTTCctaaggagagtaaaaatGTAAGAGATCTGGCTGGAGATGCGAAGCAGCGGCAAGCGcttcccctcttttggtgACTCTGGCCCGCTCTGGCCGCTGCTTCGCATTCGCATCTCCTACCTTTACTCTACTTATGCTACCCCAGATGCGGCAGAAGAGGAAGGTGGGAGGGTCCAGCTGGAGCTACTAGCTGGAGGCTGGAGCGTCTGGGAAGGGGAGAATTGCTGTGACGTCAGTTGCATACATTACTGGCGCTCTAGCATGGGCTCTTATATGGGGAAAGTCGGCATTTTCGAACCGTTCAAAGAGGGTCAACTCTAACTTCTCATTGGCCGATGATTATGTCATTAAACAGAGGAATTCTTTCTGCTTGCTTAGAACCAAATGGGGGGAAATCCGATGCTCCTATGCCGAGTTACAGAAAATTCGAACAAGGATCCGCAGCTATCGCATtatcgcaaaaaaaaacaatgtgtAAATGCCGAAATTGATCTATGACCCCCATTAAATGAGATTTCATTAGAAAGAGCcggaaaaattcttttcagtGGTGCGTGAGTCTTAGACATTGGGTCAAGAGCTTTCGAAAAAATCGCTCCGGAGCGTAGAGCTAGACTGGCAAAGTGATGCAAGGGCAAAAGCGGTAGGAATATGTTTTTAAAGGGTAACAATGCGGAATTATGACTTaaataagataatttaatacatGGCCTACCATATCGCACCTAATCATAAGCAATCCAGGTCTGAAAAGGGCGCCGAGGGCTGCTTTACATACATGCACGCTATGCTGCTGTCGCGCGACTGACAGGCGAGCCAAGTTCTCCCCGGCCGcgctgatattttttttttaattaatttgatcctaattttttgttttaatgaaatttcttgtcaaaataaaataagaaatttctgACATCGTCgggtttgaattttaaaaattggctcgCGCGTACTCGCGTAACAAAAGGGTTTGTTGGGGCATctaaaattaactgtttaaataatacaaattgtgAAAATGGCGGTTTTATCGAGTTTTGGGAAGAgtatatttcaataattaaaattttttgcattttatgcaTTACATGAAATGTCCATCATATCTTTTCAGAGACCATTCGTGCCGCAGACGAGAGAGAACTCGACGAAAATGCGCCAACCCTCCACCAATGGCACTCGCAGATTCAGCCAAGCCCTGAGACCGCCAACTCACCCTGCACCCCTGCCGTCGGTCCCTTACATCAATCCGCTGCTATTTTGGAAGCAACCGCCGCCTAAGCCGAATCTCAAAATTCGACTGACAACAGATGGAGGTATGTATGTATGCTGGAAACCGCAAAAaggcaggaaaaaataattcactgACGAAAAGAACCCTGGTATTTAGGTAAAGATTGATGGGATGAGATCAAAGAGAAAATACCAGACATGCTGGTCCCGGTAGGGCTGCCAACCTGGGTTTAAATAGGGGTTGTCTCCGGGTGTCTATGAAAATTCAGCACGAGTTAATTTATCTCCGAGCCTACTACTTTTTTCACTGCTCTTGCTGGTTTCTGAGCCTTATTTTCAGCTTCAATAAAAAGACGTAGCAAAATATGCAGTGGTTAGAGGGATCTAAAGAGAAGTCTCTGGTTCCTATTTATATGCATTATCCTATTAaggacattttttaacaattattcgCCAgatgttgatatttttttaaaaatcttccgTCTTCCTGTTACGACAATAAAACGAGTAATGTATGTCTTGGTTTCAGCGATCATGCTGTCATGGAATCTGCCCACGTTGAGCTGGCATCACGAGGAAATTATGAGCTACCGAATTTACTCGTATCGAGAAACGTCAGAGGAGCCGAGCCAGTTACTTTGGAAGACTGAGGCAGACGTGTATGCGCGTGCTCTGCCAATGGCCTGCACCCTGATGCAGATCATACATGGCTACAAGTACCATTTCGCAGTGCGCGCCATCGACATGAACTTCAGAATGAGCCCGGAAAGCAACACCGTGAGCATCGAGTTGCTATGACGCCACCCAAGCACTTAACTATGTAAAACCCAGAACCTTTTGCTGCCggtttcattcattttagtTTACTAACTAACTTTGAAGCCACAAAGGCTTATCGCATTAATTTCTCTAAAGCTGGCATGCGGTTGGATCTCTAGAGAGATTGAGTAATAAAACTAGCTTCTGATCCCATAAAAacggaataataaattttatccttACACAACTCAATATAGAACGCAATAGATTAAAAGTTATATCCAAAATGGTCCTTATTAATAGTACTGACTAACAATGAGTGAGAGCTCAGGTGagattgcttttatttatatatataaattacagAGTAATAATAGTCTAGAAACAAggttaacattttaatgaactCAAAACGTTGTCCGGCAAAGATAAAAGCAGTGccatggaaattttaaattgtcttcTTTTCGGTACTTTCAATagaatcattaaaattttccatggCCAATCATTTAACCTCCATAGTTGATTTTATAATCGAAATTTCGACAGTACAAAAGGCAACGGCAAGAATCGCACTGAGTCAGAGCAGCTGTGATGCTTGGACTCAATTTTTGCCCGCTCCTGTACTCGCTATAGCTATAATCCTGATGTTTATAACGCACAGCACAACACAGCAAAGAATAAATTGCGCAAAACTTAGTGATAATATATAtgctcttaaatttaaattctcctGGTcgcatgataaaaattatcaagatCGTGAATCGTGACTGGTCCCACATGTCAAATAAATACAGTATATGACCATGCCCATTGGCTcacattgttaaggcactcagGAGTGTCACAACactgggaggtatttgagcagttgcgcgataatttttttatttaggacacgggaaaatgaaaaaattataaagatattaattatggctggctggcgcggcacAGCTGGCAGAGCCGATCAAAATGGTCGGCGGCTCAAGAAAGCTCAGTCTGCTTGCTCGGCGCGGCtggaatcgatattttttccttgagcAACGGCAAGAACcccactgacaatgagagtcAGAGCAGCTGCAGGATGCTTTGAGAAGCTACAAGAGAGGCGCGTTAGCTTCTAAACTCGCACGGTCTTGCTCTTGCAACTTAACTTTTGCCCACGCCTGTACTCCCGCTCATTCAGGCTGGCACACACAGCACAGCGAGGAAGACACTGTGGAAAAATTAGTGTTATTATTATAAGTTAAAATCCTCCTGGTCGCATGAGAATAACTATCAGGATCGAGACTGGGCCCAGATGTCAGCAAATGATTTAAccagaaaagttttaaatgctAAATGTGGAATAGTTGGCACCTAAATTGTAACCCCTCATTTTTTCACAACAATTTTGAACCGTCTGATAAATGTTGGCCCTGATAATATTGGTGCCAGTGCTCCACGTTGGGGGCTATCCTTAAATTAACCcattacataataaaattaaacaaaatcccCCAGCACACTCAGCTGACTCAGCCAATGAAATGGGCATTCGtttgatgttttattttattttttggcatttcCTTCGCGTAGAAATACAGCGTTAAATCGGAGCTTTTACTGAAAAATCCCAAATTTCTATTTATCCGgaacgaaaaaaaattcatgcatgTTAAACAGGTATTTGGCtttaatttctgcaaattcctaaatttacccaaaattttctgtaaaacaATATAGGGTGGGTgccgaagtggctaaaccctgcagtctacctttaaaaaaggacaaaaggGTGAAAACGCTGTTTGAAAGTCTtgtttccactttaaaactattttgaacaaagtttgCAGGGT
It encodes:
- the LOC135938066 gene encoding activating transcription factor 7-interacting protein 1-like, with translation MRQPSTNGTRRFSQALRPPTHPAPLPSVPYINPLLFWKQPPPKPNLKIRLTTDGAIMLSWNLPTLSWHHEEIMSYRIYSYRETSEEPSQLLWKTEADVYARALPMACTLMQIIHGYKYHFAVRAIDMNFRMSPESNTVSIELL